TGGTCATTTCAGTTATCTATCTGATCATATAAAAAAGAGCGTCCTGCTATATGCGGACGCTCTTTTCTTTTGGTCATCTTTATCTGGTAAACAGAAATATAGTCGAAGGAAGTTCCTGATTCTTTATTCCTGATTCGTGGTTTCCTTCAGTGCCTCATACAATACCTCCACCGGATGCTGCGCTTTCTTACCTGTGCCATCCTTCACCTGATGCCTGCAACTGGTACCGGGAGCGGCAATGATCGTTTCTGCGGCCGCATTGCGTACCGCGGGGAATAAGACCATTTCACCGATCTGCATGGACAGGTCATAGTGTTCTTTTTCATAACCGAAAGAACCCGCCATACCACAACATCCGGAAGGGATGATCTCTACTGCATAGTTAGCAGGCAGGGACAGGATGTTTTTGCTGTGCAATGGTGTAGACAATGCTTTCTGCTGACAATGCCCATGCAGTTTCACCTGTCTCTTTTCCGTTGTGAACAGAGAGGAGGAGATATTGCCGGCGGCGGCTTCCCGGCTCAGGAACTCGTCTATCAGTAATACATTTGGTGCAAGTTGTTTGGCCTGTGCCCTGAACTCTTCTCTTACCAGGTCCGGATATTCATCGCGGAAACTCAGGATGGCAGAAGGTTCTACACCCAGTAATGGTGTATCGTTATTGATGATAGCGCTGAAGATGCGCACATTCTCTTCTGCAAAATTGCGTGCTTTACGCAGCAGTCCTTTGGACATCCAGGCACGCGCACTTTCCGGATGTTCTACCATCTGTACGTCGTAACCCAGCCGGTGTAACAGTTTTACCGCTTTGATACCAATATGGGTATCATTGAAGTTGGTAAATTCATCACAGAAAAGATACACCGGTTGCTTCGCCGCAGGTAACGTCGCTTTTTCTTTTGGCCACTGTTTACTGAACCAGTTTCTGAGGGTAGTGGATTGCAGCTCAGGCAGTGAGCGTTTAATCGCAAAACCGGATGTTTTTTTGATCAGATGACTTGTCAGTGGTGTATTGATCATCCAGTTGTAGATGCCCGGAGCGATGGTCGCCAGGCCATTCAGACGCGTAAAATTACTGATCAGCTTTGCCCTGAAAGGAACACCGTTAGCATCATGATAATGCTGCAGGAACTCCATTTTCAGCTTGGCCATATCCACGTTGGATGGGCATTCTGATTTACAACCTTTACAGGCCAGGCAGAGGTCCAGTACCTCGTAGATCTCTTTATGATCGAAGCGGTTCTCTTTATTGGAATGCGTCAGGAACTCACGTAAAATGTTTGCCCTGGCGCGGGTAGTATCTTTCTCATTACGGGTCGCCATGTAGCTTGGACACATGGTACCGCCGCTCTTTTCGGTCTTACGGCAGTCACCCGAGCCGTTACATTGCTCGGCATGTTGCAATAAGGTCTGGTCCGGAAAGTGGAAGACCGTTTTCAGCTCAGGGGCTTTTTGTCCGGGGGTATAACGCAGCATGCTGTTCATGCTCGGCGTATCCACGATCTTATTCGGATTGAAGATATTCTCCGGGTCCCAGGTATATTTCAGCTCACGCAGTAGTGTATAGTTCTTTTCACCGATCATCTGCCGGATGAATTCTCCACGCAAACGGCCATCTCCGTGTTCCCCGCTCAGGGAACCATTATATTTCTTTACAAGTGTCGCAATCTCTTCCGCGATCTTTCTGAATAGCAGGTTACCTTCTTCCGTTTTCAGGTTGATAATAGGACGAAGGTGGATCTCACCGCTACCGGCGTGGGCATAGTGAACGGAATAGAGTCCGTATCCCTTCAGGATCTCATTGAAATCGCGGATGTAAGCCGGGAGGTCTTCAATATCGATCGCGGTATCCTCGATCACCGGCACTGCTTTTTCGTCACCAGGCAGGTTACTGAGCAGACCAAGACCTGCCTTACGCAGCGTCCAGATCTTCTTGGTATCATCTCCGAAGAGTAGTGGGAAATGGTAACCTAATCCGGCTGCCTGCAGTTCGGTGGTCAGCTCATTGGCTATTTCCGAAATTGCTTCCCTGGTATCGCGGCAGAACTCTACCACGAGGATCGCGCCCGGATCGCCCTGTACGAAGAAGCGGTTCTTACTTTGTTCAATATTATCCTTGGTACATTCCAGGATGAAGTGGTCAATAAGCTCACTGGCGCTCGGCTTATACCGCATAGCGATAATATTGGCGCGCAGGGACTCATCGATGCTATTGAAGTGTACACACAGCAGTCCTGTTTCTTTAGGCGGCAGTGGGGAGACATTTAGTTTGATCTCTGTGAGGAAGGCCAGGGTACCTTCCGATCCCGCTATCAGCTTACAGAAGTTGAAATCTTCTTTACCAGCAGTGAAGGGGGCGGTTTCCAGCAGGAGGTCTACTGCATAACCCGTATTACGACGGGTAATGCTTGGTTTGGGGAATTCCCGGCGGATCTCCTCCTGGTTGGAGTGATTGCCCAGTATAGTACGTACCTGACGGTAGACGGTCGTTTCAAGGCTGTTGTCATTTCTTTCACAGCGGGCATGGAACTCATCGGACGAGATGGCGTTGAATACGACATCAGATCCGTCACTGAGGATGGCTTTTACTTCCAGCAGATGGTCGCGGGTGCTGCCGTATACGACAGAGTTGGAGCCGCAGGAGTTGTTCCCCACCATACCACCGATCATGGCCCTGTTGGCTGTTGACGTTTCAGGACCGAAGTAAAATCCGTAGGGCTTCAGGAACATGTTCAGTTCATCCCTGATCACACCCGGCTGTACACGTACCCAATGCTCTTCTGTATTGATTTCCAGTATCTTGGTAAAGGTCCTTGAGACATCCACTATAATGCCGTTTCCTACTACCTGTCCGGCGAGAGAGGTACCGGCGGTGCGAGGTATGAGTGAGGTTTTATTAGCACGCGCGAAGGCGATCAGTGTTTTAATGTCCTGTTCATTTGCCGGGATGGCTACTGCCAGTGGCATTTCCCTGTAGGCGGATGCGTCGGTGGCGTACAGCGTACGCATGGTATCATCATCGTATAGGGTACCCGTCAAGTCACGGGCGAGTTCCCTTAGCTTATCTCGCATAATTTATAAAACTTCCCTGTTCAGGCAGTAAAAGTAACATTTAGATCACCTAAATACAAGCCGGGGCCGGGAAATTAGAAATTGACGAAAGTTGAGGAAGAAGCTTGCCGGAAAGCAATTAAATCATATGATGCTAACGCTTACCTGAATAGTTCGCCGCTTTGTTCGACAAAAATGGGCTTCTGTAATTCAATATCACATATTTCCTTAAACCTGTCCACCATATAGACAGTCAGTTCAGGCGAATAGGCTTCATCATGCATGTGCATGAAAAAGTACAGTTCCTGTAAGCCGCGTTGCAGCCAGTAGTGAATGCGGGAGATCCAGTCGTCAATACGGACATAGTCAGTAGGATGCAGGCTGTTGCCCACATAGCGGATGAATGCCTTGCGAATGGGCATATGCATATGTGCACAGTCCCGGCGACCGGCTGTATCTGTGATCACAGCGCCTACATTAAGTTTACGTAATGTAGTGAACAGCTCATCCCTGATTTTGTTATCACTATACCACTCGGGATGTCTTACTTCCAGGAAGAACTGGAGGTCCTGCGGCAGGCTCTCCAGGTATTTGTAGAGGTTATCTTTTCTTTTAGGGGAGTATTTATCGCTCACCTGCAGGAAGATGGGACCCAGGTGATCACCGAAAGCAAGTACGCCTTCGAGGAACTCAGTCGTCTTTTGAGTGGCATCTACAAGATTGCTGTAGTGGCTGATGCTTTGCGGCACCTTGGGGCAGAACTTAAAATCCCTGCCTTCGGCACGGGCATCCCATCTGGCGATCTCAGTAGGGCCGTAGATCTTATAATGAGTGGCGTTGAGTTCGATACTGTTATAATGGTGAACGTACTGATCGAGGAAATTGGCTTCTTTGGTACCTTTGGGATAGATCTTACCAATCCATTCCTTACGGCCCCACTTGGCGCAGCCCAGAAAGATCTTTGGCTTCTTAACGGCTTTGCCTTTGAGAACAGCTTTATTAAACGAAGGTTCAGCAGGCAGTTTGAAATCTATTTCATCCAGCATTGCCGGATCCACACGACCGAAATCCATAATATAACGTGTATTAAAGGTTTCTCCGAAGGTAATGTATTATGTCATTATTACACCCCTATTCCGCGTTCCGGGGTTTCTGTGCCCCAGTTAGGGGTGTAAAGGAACAGATAAGCTGAGCTATAACAGTAACGCACGCATTAAAAAAGGAATAGAAATATTTGCTGATATATAAGGGGATTGGTTTAAATTACGCTGCACATTAGGGAGTTAGATGGAATAGCCCGTTATGCGGTTTGAGCCTTAAATAAAGTTTGGACAATCCTTTGTAATATGCTTTTTCCAAGGTAATTTGAAAGAACAGTTTTTAATTCTTTAGCATGGAGATTTTACACATTAGCGCGGAATGTTACCCTATAGCGAAAGTAGGAGGTCTGGCAGATGTGGTAGGGGCATTGCCCAAGTACCAGTTTGAAGCAGGACATATAGCCAAGGTCGTGATGCCCGCTTACAACACCCGTTTTTTTCACAAACACGAATTTGAACTCGTACACCAGGGTGGTTGCTGGTTAGGACACAGCTGGCACCATTTTAACGTATGGAGAGAGGTTACCAATGTACTGGGCTTCGATCTCTATATGGTGGACATCCCTGGACTGCTGGATACGGAGCGGGTATATGGTTATTACAATGACACAGATCGTTTCCTGACCTTCCAGATAGCAGTACTGGACTGGCTCAATGAGTGGCAGCATCATCCGGATGTGGTGCATGTACATGATCATCATACGGCCCTTATCCCGTTTATGATGACTCATTCATACAAGTATGAGCGCCTTCGCAACATCGCCACTGTACTGACTATACACAATGCACAGTACCAGGGGCAGTTTGGATGGGACAGGCTGTATCAGCTGCCAGGGTTCGACCTCTGGAAAGCCGGCCTGCTGGGCTGGGACGGTGCTATCAATCCGTTGGCCGCAGGTATTAAATGTGCCTGGAAATTTACAACGGTATCACCTAGTTATCTTGAAGAGATGTATACCAGTGCCGCCGGACTGGAGGCCCTGATGAACTATGAAAAAGGCAAGGCGATCGGTATATTGAATGGTATAGATGTGAATGTATGGGACCCGGCTACGGACCCGATGTTACCAGTGAACTATGACCTGAAGACATTTGTTACAGCAAAACGTGACATAAAGCAACAACTTTGTGAGCAATATAACCTCGATCCGGAACTACCGTTGATCTCCTTTATTGGGCGGTTAGTGGGAGAGAAGGGGGCGGACCTGTTACCTGAAATCATCGGCAGGTCTATATTTGAACAAAAACAACAAGTGAATTTTCTATTGTTGGGAAGCGGAGACCGACATGTGGAATGGTCATTGCAACAGACACGATTATTGACAGCTGATAATTTTAATGTGCAGTTCGGATACGATGAGGCTTTGTCACACAGGATCTATGCAGGAAGCGATTTTCTGCTGATGCCGAGCAGGGTGGAACCCTGTGGGTTGAATCAGATGTATGCGCTCCGCTATGGTACAATTCCTATCGTACGAAGTGTTGGTGGATTAAAAGATACAGTCACAGACTTCGGAGACCCCGGCGGCTTTGGTATCCGGTTCGTTCATGCGGAAGCATGGGACGCCTGCCAGGCAGTTGACCGCGCTGTGAAACTTTATAGTAATACTGCACAATTGCAGGGTATTATTAAAACCATTATGCAGCTTGATCATTCATGGGACAGTGCAGCTGCTGAATATCTGCAATTATACAGCTCAGTTGTAGTCCGCTGACAATAACCCAAAAACTGAAACAAAGAATCGAAATATATGTCTAACGCAGTTATCTCCCTTATCTTAGGAGGCGGATCTGGTACCCGTCTATACCCCCTGACGCGCAAGCGTTCCAAGCCAGCAGTACCCGTTGCCGGTAAATACCGGTTAGTGGATATACCCATTTCAAATTGCCTGAATGCTGACATGAACCGCATTTTTGTGTTGACGCAGTTTAACTCAGCATCGTTAAACAAGCATATCAAAAATACTTATCATTTCAGCCACTTTAGTAAGGCATTCGTAGACATCCTGGCTGCGGAACAGACGCCTGATAACCCGACATGGTACCAGGGTACAGCCGATGCGGTACGCCAGTGTCTGCACCATATCGATAACTTCGACTTTGAATATGTGCTCATCCTTTCCGGTGACCAGCTGTATCAGATGGATTTTCGCGAAATGCTGCAACACCATATAGAAAATCAGGCCGACGTATCCATCGCCACCATTCCGGTGAACGCTAAGGATGCTTCTGACTTTGGTATTCTGAAAACAGACAATAACGCGCTGATCACTTCATTCACCGAAAAACCCAAACAGGACGTACTCGCTCCCTGGGCTTCCCCGGTAAGTGAGGAAATGCAGGCAGAAGGTAGGGTATACCTCGCCAGTATGGGTATCTATATCTTCAGCAGAAAGACCCTGTATGACCTGCTGAACGGACAGGAAGCTGCCACCGACTTCGGTAAGGAACTGATCCCGTATGCGATCAATGCCGACATGAAAGTGGTGAGCTATCAATACACAGGTTACTGGACTGACATTGGAAATATCAGCTCTTTCTGGGAGGCGAACCTTGAACTGACAGATGAAATTCCTAAGTTCAACCTCTTCGACGAGTCTCATATTATCTACTCACGCGCACGTATGCTGCCGCCGGCCAAGATTGCCGGCTCACTGAAGAATACTGTTATTTCTGATGGTAGCATTATTCTGGACAGTCAGCTGGATCGCTGCGTGGTGGGTATCAGGACACGTATCGGCAGAAACTCAGTTATCACCAACAGCTATATCATGGGGGCCGATTACTACCAGACGCTGGAAGACCTGGAAAAGGCGAAAGCCAAAGGCCATCCGCCAATGGGTATCGGCGACAATTGCCGTATCAATAACGCGATCATCGACAAGAACTGTAGCATCGGGAACAATGTACAGATCAATGTAGGCGATCCGTTACCGGATGGTGATCATGAGAAATATGCGGTGAAAGATGGTATTGTGGTGATCAAAAATGGCATGGTGCTGCCAGATGGATTTGTGATCTAAAGCTATAAGAATAATTGACCTTGAATATTGTCAGAGGCGTCTACCACAGGTGGGCGCCTCTTTATTTTTGTATCATCCCCGCCCTCCCGAACACTGTTTTCTTCATTGATTATAACCATTCGTAATTCGTAATTGATCATTCTCGATTCATTCCCTACCTTCGTGCATCTAAAAGAATCAGAGCGTAAGCGTATGGAGCAACCTGTAAGCAGTATCCCGTATTGTAAAACCGGGTATTTTAATCAATTGGTTATAGATTTTCTGGCCGAGCATCCGAGTCTTCGTCCCTTTTATAAATATTCTCCCGTAAAGCCTGATTTTGAGGCCGCTATACAGGCAAAGAAAGCATTTTCACAACAAAGAGATGTACTGGTAGAAGCACTCACGGAGCAATATGAGGGGCTGGAAATTACCGACAGCGTTCGGAATAATATCAACAGCCTGCTGGACCAGCAGACTTTCACCATCACCACGGCACACCAGCCCAATATCTTCACCGGTTATTTATATTTTGCCTATAAAATACTGCAAACCATAAAGTTAGCTGATCAGCTACGTTCGCAGTATCCGCAATATAGCTTCGTGCCTGTATATTATATGGGCAGCGAAGATGCCGATCTTGATGAACTGGGACATGTGTATATTGACGGCAAGACCATCAACTGGCCTACCCAACAGGCCGGCGCGGTTGGCCGTATGCAACCGGAAGGTTTTGACACACTCATTGACCAGGTAAAACAAGCGGTGGGCTACGGCCCTTATGCGGAAGAGCTGATCGCCCTGTTGCGCAAAGCATATCTGGAACATAAGAATATTCAGGACGCGACCCTGTACCTCGTAAACGAGCTGTTTGGTCGTTACGGACTGGTGGTACTGGTGCCGGATTCTCCGAAGCTGAAGAAACTGTTTGTACCCGTTATGCGGGATGAACTGTTCCATCAGCAATCTTTCGGGATCGTGAATGAGACCATTGCGCAGCTCTCACAACATCATAAGGTGCAGGCGAATCCGCGCGAGATCAACCTGTTCTATCTCACGGAAACATCGCGCGAGCGTATCGTACGGGTGGGAGATGTCTGGAAAGTATTACACCTGCCGGTGGAGTTTACGGCGGCCACACTGGAGAAAGAGCTGGAAGAACATCCGGAGCGTTTCAGCCCGAATGTGATACTGAGAGGAATGTTGCAGGAGACGATCCTGCCTAATATCGCCTTTATTGGCGGTGGTGGTGAGATCGCCTACTGGCTGGAGTTACAGCAGTTGTTTATACACTACCGCGTTCCTTATCCGGCACTGATCCTGCGTAATTCCTTCCTGCTCGCAGATGATAACTCCCTGCAACGTTTACAGAAACTGGGACTTACCATCGCAGAGCTGTTTGAAGATCCGGAAGACCTGATTACGCGCTTTGTACAGCAGCATACCAATGCGGCACTGGTGCTGAAGGATGAATATGCGGCTATTGAGAAGCTGTTTGATGATCTGGTATTAAAAGCAGCCAGTATCGATGTGACACTGGAAGCATCTGTAGGCGCGGAACGTACAAGAGCAGTGAAATCTATCGGTAAACTTGAACATAAGTTCCTGCGTGCGGAAAAGAAGAAATTCAACTGGCAGTCGGAGCAGATCCGTACATTGAAAAAGAAATTATTCCCGGCTAATTCCCTGCAGGAGCGGAAGGAGAACTTCATGCCCTGGTATGTGACAATGGGGCCGGCGTTCTTTGATCTGATACTGGAAAATATGGACCCGCTGTCTGACCAGTTTGGGATCATAGCAATCAGGCATTAGGAATTGAGTAGATCAAGCCTCCCTAAGTAAATAGCGCTCCTGACCACTGGCCAGGAGCGCTATTGCGTTATACCGAGACATTTGTTATAAAAAACGCCTGATCCCCAATGCCTAATTTATTGTTTTGTCGATGGTTTTCTTCATGTCTTTTAACAGGGAAAATATGGCATGCATCTGATCGCGCACCATCTTTGTTTCCAGCATATCTTCCCTTACCGGCGTTTCGCCCTGCCCATTATTGATCTCTTCCTGTCTGCGCTGAATCAGCTTTTCCAACTCCGCGTCTAATGCATCCAGGGCATCCAGTCGCTCGGGTAAAGGAGCGGGTGGTGTATCCGGATTGTCTATCAGTTGTACGATACAGTCGAGATATTGCTGTAACAGTTGATTCAGATGCTGATACTCCGGCTTAGGGAACTGTATGCGGTGTAGCAGACCGTAATTGGCCATGGCAGCTGTATGTGACATCATCGAGTGGTTAAGTACCACGAAATGATAGATCTCCGATCCATGTATCTGTTTGCTTTTTGGCTCAGAGAGCATTCGCTGGAACGCCGACATCAGGTTGGCCGCGCTTACATTAGTGTCTTTCCTGGCCAGCTTGTAGTCATTCATTACAAATTCCCCGTTGGTGTAGAGACGCATCACATGATCCAGGTAGCGTGCATTGTCCTTCACCATTTTCGACATATGGCTGGGGAGGTAGTTATGCTCCCAGCTTGGCCATAGCAGCAAACTGGCCACAAATGCTATACTGACACCTATAAAAGTATCCAGCACACGGAGTTCCGCATTCTGGAGGTGTGCGGGATGCAGGAAGTGCAGGAGGAAGATGACAAAGGGGGTAACAAAGAATACACTCAGTGTATACTGCTGGGTCATGAAGCTATAGGCCCCGAGTATACAAAGCAGCATAAGGATGAAGATGATCGTCGTATTAGTGGTGAGGAACAGTACGCCTGCGGCGAATAATGCACCGAGCACCGTTCCGATGATACGCTGATAGCTGCGCGCCTTGCTGATACCGAAGCCCGGCTTCAGGATCACCACGATCGTTAACAAGATCCAGTATACACGGTCCAGGTGTAAGACCTGGCCCAGCAGGTAGCCGGTAACAGCAGCAATACTGACCCGCAGGGCATGCCGGAAAATATGTGAGTCAAAGGAGAGGTTATTCAGCAGGTCTTCCAGGTCGTAGCTGTTACGCGTGGTAAAGCTGGATAGCTGCAATCTTGGATCGATCACCTCATCTTTCACACGTTCCAGTCTGGTGAGACGGTGCAGGTTATAGATGCGCTGCGTCATGTCCTGCAGGTTATGGAGGATGCCGGTCAGCGTCATCAGTTTAGTACGTTCCTTGAGGGTAGGCAGCGAGTCATGAATAGCAGTGAGTGCATGCTGCACCTTGTCTAGTTCGTGTCGCAGATTTGCTTCAGGCAGGGAACGTTGTCCGGCCGCAACTGCGGTGCCGATCAGTTCCAGTTCGCTGGCAAACAGCAGGATCAGCTTGTGGAACTTCTCCAGTATCTCTGTGCCGCCGAAGTCCTGCTGTAAAGCAAGGTAGTCGGTCTGGGAAGCCATGATCTGCTCCTGCAGGTCGGTGATGTCCAGGAAGATCAGTACCATACTTTTATTGATACTGGTAGAACCTTGCTGGGCGCTGCGGCGTTTAAGGAGTAGTTCGCGTACGGCTTCCTGCTTTTCGCTCACGATGACCTGCTGGGCGAGGACGGATTTATATATTTCGTCGAAATGTTTGTCGGCGCCTTTTTCGTAAAAGCCTGCTCTTTCTTCCAGATAGTGAGCCGTTTCGATGATACATTCGGATAGCATCTGCTGTACGCTCAGATAGGGACGGATCTGCCAGAGCAGCAGGGCAAGGAAACCGTACCAGATGCTTCCTCCGAGTATGACCAGGCAATGCAGGAATGCCTCTGCAGGAGGGACCGGGTTCTCTCCCAGAATGGATACCATGACCAGCATACAGGCAATACCGATATTGC
The DNA window shown above is from Chitinophaga agri and carries:
- a CDS encoding DUF72 domain-containing protein; this translates as MDFGRVDPAMLDEIDFKLPAEPSFNKAVLKGKAVKKPKIFLGCAKWGRKEWIGKIYPKGTKEANFLDQYVHHYNSIELNATHYKIYGPTEIARWDARAEGRDFKFCPKVPQSISHYSNLVDATQKTTEFLEGVLAFGDHLGPIFLQVSDKYSPKRKDNLYKYLESLPQDLQFFLEVRHPEWYSDNKIRDELFTTLRKLNVGAVITDTAGRRDCAHMHMPIRKAFIRYVGNSLHPTDYVRIDDWISRIHYWLQRGLQELYFFMHMHDEAYSPELTVYMVDRFKEICDIELQKPIFVEQSGELFR
- a CDS encoding FAD-binding and (Fe-S)-binding domain-containing protein, producing MRDKLRELARDLTGTLYDDDTMRTLYATDASAYREMPLAVAIPANEQDIKTLIAFARANKTSLIPRTAGTSLAGQVVGNGIIVDVSRTFTKILEINTEEHWVRVQPGVIRDELNMFLKPYGFYFGPETSTANRAMIGGMVGNNSCGSNSVVYGSTRDHLLEVKAILSDGSDVVFNAISSDEFHARCERNDNSLETTVYRQVRTILGNHSNQEEIRREFPKPSITRRNTGYAVDLLLETAPFTAGKEDFNFCKLIAGSEGTLAFLTEIKLNVSPLPPKETGLLCVHFNSIDESLRANIIAMRYKPSASELIDHFILECTKDNIEQSKNRFFVQGDPGAILVVEFCRDTREAISEIANELTTELQAAGLGYHFPLLFGDDTKKIWTLRKAGLGLLSNLPGDEKAVPVIEDTAIDIEDLPAYIRDFNEILKGYGLYSVHYAHAGSGEIHLRPIINLKTEEGNLLFRKIAEEIATLVKKYNGSLSGEHGDGRLRGEFIRQMIGEKNYTLLRELKYTWDPENIFNPNKIVDTPSMNSMLRYTPGQKAPELKTVFHFPDQTLLQHAEQCNGSGDCRKTEKSGGTMCPSYMATRNEKDTTRARANILREFLTHSNKENRFDHKEIYEVLDLCLACKGCKSECPSNVDMAKLKMEFLQHYHDANGVPFRAKLISNFTRLNGLATIAPGIYNWMINTPLTSHLIKKTSGFAIKRSLPELQSTTLRNWFSKQWPKEKATLPAAKQPVYLFCDEFTNFNDTHIGIKAVKLLHRLGYDVQMVEHPESARAWMSKGLLRKARNFAEENVRIFSAIINNDTPLLGVEPSAILSFRDEYPDLVREEFRAQAKQLAPNVLLIDEFLSREAAAGNISSSLFTTEKRQVKLHGHCQQKALSTPLHSKNILSLPANYAVEIIPSGCCGMAGSFGYEKEHYDLSMQIGEMVLFPAVRNAAAETIIAAPGTSCRHQVKDGTGKKAQHPVEVLYEALKETTNQE
- a CDS encoding glucose-1-phosphate adenylyltransferase, whose amino-acid sequence is MSNAVISLILGGGSGTRLYPLTRKRSKPAVPVAGKYRLVDIPISNCLNADMNRIFVLTQFNSASLNKHIKNTYHFSHFSKAFVDILAAEQTPDNPTWYQGTADAVRQCLHHIDNFDFEYVLILSGDQLYQMDFREMLQHHIENQADVSIATIPVNAKDASDFGILKTDNNALITSFTEKPKQDVLAPWASPVSEEMQAEGRVYLASMGIYIFSRKTLYDLLNGQEAATDFGKELIPYAINADMKVVSYQYTGYWTDIGNISSFWEANLELTDEIPKFNLFDESHIIYSRARMLPPAKIAGSLKNTVISDGSIILDSQLDRCVVGIRTRIGRNSVITNSYIMGADYYQTLEDLEKAKAKGHPPMGIGDNCRINNAIIDKNCSIGNNVQINVGDPLPDGDHEKYAVKDGIVVIKNGMVLPDGFVI
- the bshC gene encoding bacillithiol biosynthesis cysteine-adding enzyme BshC, which codes for MEQPVSSIPYCKTGYFNQLVIDFLAEHPSLRPFYKYSPVKPDFEAAIQAKKAFSQQRDVLVEALTEQYEGLEITDSVRNNINSLLDQQTFTITTAHQPNIFTGYLYFAYKILQTIKLADQLRSQYPQYSFVPVYYMGSEDADLDELGHVYIDGKTINWPTQQAGAVGRMQPEGFDTLIDQVKQAVGYGPYAEELIALLRKAYLEHKNIQDATLYLVNELFGRYGLVVLVPDSPKLKKLFVPVMRDELFHQQSFGIVNETIAQLSQHHKVQANPREINLFYLTETSRERIVRVGDVWKVLHLPVEFTAATLEKELEEHPERFSPNVILRGMLQETILPNIAFIGGGGEIAYWLELQQLFIHYRVPYPALILRNSFLLADDNSLQRLQKLGLTIAELFEDPEDLITRFVQQHTNAALVLKDEYAAIEKLFDDLVLKAASIDVTLEASVGAERTRAVKSIGKLEHKFLRAEKKKFNWQSEQIRTLKKKLFPANSLQERKENFMPWYVTMGPAFFDLILENMDPLSDQFGIIAIRH
- a CDS encoding FUSC family protein, which translates into the protein MRHWIQEVRNFIYSYHFSTGLRTTISVVVPSIVFSMMGDLPMGIVASLGALATALSDVPGTALHKRNGILTAIAFIFLTALGTSLIAPYPLLMTAWILACCFGNGMLLVYGNRGGNIGIACMLVMVSILGENPVPPAEAFLHCLVILGGSIWYGFLALLLWQIRPYLSVQQMLSECIIETAHYLEERAGFYEKGADKHFDEIYKSVLAQQVIVSEKQEAVRELLLKRRSAQQGSTSINKSMVLIFLDITDLQEQIMASQTDYLALQQDFGGTEILEKFHKLILLFASELELIGTAVAAGQRSLPEANLRHELDKVQHALTAIHDSLPTLKERTKLMTLTGILHNLQDMTQRIYNLHRLTRLERVKDEVIDPRLQLSSFTTRNSYDLEDLLNNLSFDSHIFRHALRVSIAAVTGYLLGQVLHLDRVYWILLTIVVILKPGFGISKARSYQRIIGTVLGALFAAGVLFLTTNTTIIFILMLLCILGAYSFMTQQYTLSVFFVTPFVIFLLHFLHPAHLQNAELRVLDTFIGVSIAFVASLLLWPSWEHNYLPSHMSKMVKDNARYLDHVMRLYTNGEFVMNDYKLARKDTNVSAANLMSAFQRMLSEPKSKQIHGSEIYHFVVLNHSMMSHTAAMANYGLLHRIQFPKPEYQHLNQLLQQYLDCIVQLIDNPDTPPAPLPERLDALDALDAELEKLIQRRQEEINNGQGETPVREDMLETKMVRDQMHAIFSLLKDMKKTIDKTIN
- a CDS encoding glycogen synthase yields the protein MEILHISAECYPIAKVGGLADVVGALPKYQFEAGHIAKVVMPAYNTRFFHKHEFELVHQGGCWLGHSWHHFNVWREVTNVLGFDLYMVDIPGLLDTERVYGYYNDTDRFLTFQIAVLDWLNEWQHHPDVVHVHDHHTALIPFMMTHSYKYERLRNIATVLTIHNAQYQGQFGWDRLYQLPGFDLWKAGLLGWDGAINPLAAGIKCAWKFTTVSPSYLEEMYTSAAGLEALMNYEKGKAIGILNGIDVNVWDPATDPMLPVNYDLKTFVTAKRDIKQQLCEQYNLDPELPLISFIGRLVGEKGADLLPEIIGRSIFEQKQQVNFLLLGSGDRHVEWSLQQTRLLTADNFNVQFGYDEALSHRIYAGSDFLLMPSRVEPCGLNQMYALRYGTIPIVRSVGGLKDTVTDFGDPGGFGIRFVHAEAWDACQAVDRAVKLYSNTAQLQGIIKTIMQLDHSWDSAAAEYLQLYSSVVVR